GTGGTGCTGGCCGATGGGGTCGAGTTTCCGGTAATTTCGGGCAACCTGGACCTGTCGCAGTCGAATATCCTCAAGGAGAAGATCGGCGACACGCTGACGCTTGAGGTCGGTGGCGAAAAGATCGGGATCGTGTCGGCGCTGGCGATGGATACGCCCGAGACCTCTTCTCCCGGTCCGAATGTCATCTTCATGGACGATATCGAGAGCCTGAAGGGGGATGTGCAGGAACTGACCGATGCGGGAGTGAACAAGATCATCGCGCTGACCCATGTGGGCTATCTGCGCGATCAGGACTATGCCGTAGAGGTGGCGGGGATCGACGCGATCATCGGCGGGCATTCGCATACGCTGCTGGGCGATATGGAGGGGGCCGAGGGGCCTTATCCGACCATGGTCGAGGGGCCGGAAGGTGCCGAGGTTCCGGTCGCAACCGCCTATGCCTATTCGAAATATCTGGGCCACCTGGTGCTGACCTTCGACGATGCAGGAAATCTGACCAAGGCCGAGGGCGAGCCGATCCTGCTGGACAATTCGGTGCCCGAGGACGAGGCGATTGCCGCCCGTGTCGAGGAAATGGCGGCGCCGATCGAAGAGTTGCGGCAGAAGGTGGTGGCCGAGACGGCGGCGCCAATCGGGGGAGACCGTGTGAATTGCCGCGCCAAGGAATGCGAGATGGGCACGCTGGTGGCCGATGCGATGCTGGACCGGGTCAAGGACCAGGGCATGAGCATCGCGATTGCCAATGGCGGCGGGCTGCGTGCCTCTATCGACGAGGGGCCGATCACCATGGGCGAGGTCTATACCGTGCTGCCTTTCCAGAACACGCTGGCGACCTTTGAGCTGAAGGGGGCCGATGTGGTGGCGGCGCTGGAGAACGGTGCCAGCCAGTATGAGGAGGGCGCAGGCCGCTTCGCGCAGGTGGCCGGGTTGAAATACACGGTCGATCCCGCCGCCGAGGTGGGAAGCCGGATCAGCGAGGTGATGGTCGCGCAGGATGGCGATTGGGCGCCGATCGATCCCGAGGCGGTCTATGGCGTGGTGTCCAACAACTACATGCGCGGAGGCGGGGACGGCTATGACGTTTTCGCGAACAACGCGCAGAACGCCTATGATTTCGGTCCCGACCTAGCGGAGGTTCTGGCCGATTACCTGGCTGCTCAGGGACCGGATTATGCGCCCATGCTTGATGGGCGGATTACGGTGAAATAGGGGCTCTGTCCCGTCGCCATTCCGGCGACTCCCCGGGATATTTGCATGAAGAAGAAGGGCTGCCTGAGGAGGGTGGCCCTTTTTCCTTTGCGTGGGCGCGGGGCGGTAAAGTTAATCGGGATCAGCGGGTGCGGTGAGGCTCATGGGATGGAGGCAGGTTGAGACCGAGATAGACCGCGCCGGGGATGGGGTTGTGATAATAGGGCGCGATGGGTCGGAAACCGAGACGGTCATAGAGGCGCAGGGCGTCCTGCATGTGATCGAGCGTGTCGAGCACCATGCGGCGATATCCGGCTTGACGCGCCGCCTCGATCACATGTGCCGCGAGCTTGCGGCCCAACCCGGTGCCGCGTGCCTCGGGGCGTAGGTAGAGGCGTTTCATCTCGCAAGTTCCCTCATTTAGAGGGCGCATGGCCACGCAGCCGAGGGTGAGATTGTCGGCGCGCTCTGCCAGCAACGCGATTCCCGTTGGCGGGGCGTATTTGCCGGGCAGGGCGGCCAGTTCGGCCTCGAAATCCTGGAAGTCGAGATCCACTGCCAGCCAATCCGCATATTCGCGGAAGAGTTGCCGCAGTGTTGGCGTGTCATCCGGGAAACCTGCCGGGCGGATATCGATCTGTTCCATGCGAGCAGAGATAGGCCGAGCCGGAAGGAAGCTCAAGCCCGGGTGCGGCTGTCGGAGACGAGCGGTTTTCCGTTCCTGACATGCTGTTTCGCCAGCTTGCGTCCCTCGCGCCCGTTCAGCAGCCGTCGGGCGGATCGCGGGCGATAGCCCGGCTGCGCGAGTTTGGGAAAGAGCGAGAGGATCTCGCGCCGCGCGGCGCCTCCGAGGGATTGCATCGCCTGCGGGCCGGTGAAGAGGCTCTCGGTCCAGGTGCCGTTCGAGAGGACGAGTTCATGATTGTCGAACAGCATGTGCCAATAGGTGACGCCATCTTCTGGGCAGAGGACCTCTATCCCCGGAAGATTGGCCAGATGCTTGGCGGCGACGAGGATTTCGTCCTGATCGAACATGCGTCGCGCGATCCTGGAATTGACGAGGATTCGGTGCTGGGGCGAGACCGTCAGGTCCCGCTCGGGCAGGCCGGGGCCGAGCGCGCCTGCCCGGAGCAGGATCGGGCGCAGATTGAGGCAGAGATCAAGCTGACGGTTGTCCACATGCCGGTGGCCGATCCAGGCGATGCTGCGCGGACCGTGGTCGCGGGTCACGACCAGGTCGCCGGGGCAGAGCGTTTCGATGGGTCGCGGGCCAGAGGTTGTTTCGATGAGGCTGCCGGTCGTGAAACATGGCACCGAGGGTGGGTAGTCCGGGACGTTTTGATCTTCTCTGAACACGTTGACGGTGCCGATGAACCTGAATGTTTCTGTCCTGTCGAAGATTGGATAGGCAAGAGTGCCGTCCTCTGTCTGCCGAGGCTCGGGGAAAACCAGGACCGAGTGCTTGTTCCCCAGTTCCGTACCAAATCGTTCCTCGGAGAAAACGCGGGGAAACATGACGCGAAAATGATTGCCGTGACTGTCCTCGATACGAGAACCGATGAAGCTGGCGAGCCGTGTGCCTGTGGGCACCGCACTGGGATCATTGCCGAAAACCGTGTCCTGGATCAGGGATTGCCCGGTCTTGTCCAGATCCCTATATCGGCTGTTGAAGCTGCTATCGTCGTCCTCCAGCAGGATGATGTCTTCTTGTGCGCCGCCGAGGTCGAAGGGCACGTTCACATGGCTGTTCGACCAGGGGGCGAATCCTCCACTCACGGTTCCCGTTGGGATTGGTTCGTCGAAAGTCAGCATCGTGATTTCGTATTTCATCGCATCTTCACCCGTCTGTTCCGCAGTTGCCGAAGTCGCGGCAAGGCCCGGCGTCGCGGCCGGGCCTGCAGCGGTCCGTCGATGACCGGGTTTAGCGGGAAGAGGTTGCGGAAGGCTTAAGCCCGACCGGACGAGCCGGGCCTATATGTCCACGGGGGTTACCTGCCGCAGATGCGCGGACATGCCGGTTCCGCGCTCGCGATAGGGGGTGCTGCCATATTGGGCGCGGTAGCATTTCGAGAAATGCGAGGGGCTGGAGAAGCCCGAGGCCAGCGCGATCTCGATGATCGACATCTCGGTCTGCATCAGCAGGTTGCGCGCGCGGGCGAGCCGGGTTTCCATGTAATAGCGTTTAGGGCTGCGGTTGAGATAGCGGCGGAACAGCCGTTCGAGCTGACGCGTCGACATGCCGGCATCGGTAGCCAGCCTTGCCGGGCTGACCGGGTCTTCGACATTGGCTTCCATCCGCGCGATGACGGCGGCCAGCCTTGGATGGCGCACACCGATCCGTGTCGGGATGGAGAGGCGCTGCCTGTCCTGGTCGGTGCGGATGCCGGTATGCAGCATCTGGTCGGCCAGCTCGGCGGCCAGCTCGTCGCCATGCGCTTCGGCGATCAGGTGCAGCATTAGGTCGATCGAAGAGGTGCCGCCCGCCGCGGTCAGCCGGTTGCCGTCATGAACGAAGACCGAGCGGAACAGCGTCACCTCGGGGAAAGCCTCGGCAAAGCCGTCATGATATTCCCAGTGGATCGTGGCTTTGCGGCCGTCGAGCAGCCCGGCCACCGCCAGCACCCAAGCGCCGGTGCAGACCGCCCCGATCGACGCGCCGCCTCGCGCCTTGCGGCGCAGCCAGTTCAGCACCGGCCTTGTTGCCTCATGCGAGACCTCGGTGCCACCGCAGACGATCACCACCTCGTCGCGATCCGTCGGGACATCGCCCTCCAGCCCCTCATGCAGCATGACGCGGGTGCCGTTCGAGCAGATGGCCGCATCGCCCGGTGGGCCAACCAGCCGCCATTGATATAGTTGTTTCCCTGCAGCGCGGTTGGCCAACCGCAACGGCTCTATCGCTGCCGAGAAGGGCAGCAACGTGAAACGGTCGAGGAGCAGGAAGGTGAAACGGCGCGGTTTGTCGGATTGCATGGAGCTGTCTCTGCGCAAGTGTAGCGACCACCTCACAACAGGGAATTTCAGATATGCGCAAGATCTGAAATTATGCGTCTCGTCCCATTTGCTTATGCGCAAGATCCGAAAATCTCGCCTCTCATGGTACTCGCTTCGTGTTTGCGAGGCAATGTGCTCTTTCCCTGAGGGGGCGAAGCGATTATATCGGCCCGACAGTCTTTCAAGGAGCATGTGCCATGACGCAGGAGAATCGCAAACCCGCCGCTGCCCAGAACTGGGACAAGGCTGGCTGGCGCGCCTATCCGCGCGTGCAGATGCCGGATTATACCGATGCCGCCGCGTTGGCGGTGGCAGAGGAGCAGCTTCGCCGTTACCCGCCGCTGGTTTTCGCGGGCGAGGCGCTGCGCCTGCGCGCGCAGCTTGCCGAAGTGTCGGAAGGCCGCGCCTTCCTGCTGCAGGGCGGCGATTGCGCCGAGAGCTTTGCCGAGTTCAGCGCCGACAATATCCGTGACACCTTCAAGGTGATGCTGCAAATGGCGGTGGTGCTGACCTGGGGCGCGCAGCTTCCGGTGGTCAAGGTCGGACGCATGGCGGGCCAGTTCGCCAAGCCCCGCAGCGCCCCGACCGAGACGGTGGATGGCGTCGAGCTGCCCAGCTATCGCGGCGATATCATCAACGGTTTCGACTTCACCTCCGAGGCGCGGGTTCCCGATCCGGGCCGGATGCTGGCTGCCTATACGCAGGCGGCGTCATCGCTGAACCTGCTGCGGGCCTATTCGACCGGCGGCTATGCCGACATGCACCTGGTCCAGAACTGGATCGCCGATTTCGTCGGCGGGCCAGAGGCGGCGAAATACCGCGATATCGCCGACCGTATCCGCGACGCGATGGCCTTCATGCAGGCAGCGGGCGTGAATTCCGACACCGCTCATCAGTTGAGCAAGGTGGATTTCTACACCAGCCACGAGGCGCTGCTGCTGGAATATGAAGAGGCACTGGCGCGTGTCGATGCGACGACCGGGGTGACGGTTGCGGGATCGGGTCACATGATCTGGATCGGCGACCGCACCCGTCAGCCCGATGGCGCGCATGTGGAATTCTGCCGCGGCGTGCATAACCCGATCGGTCTGAAATGCGGCCCAAGCATGACGAGCGAGGATCTCAAGCTGCTTCTCGCCAAGCTGAACCCCGAGAACGAGGCGGGGCGGCTGACGCTGATCTCGCGTTTCGGTGCGGGCAAGGTCGGGGATCACCTGCCACAATTGATCAAGGTGGTGCAGGAAGAGGGGGCGAAGGTCGTCTGGCATTGCGATCCGATGCATGGCAACACGATCAAATCGGCCTCGGGCTACAAGACCCGGCCATTCGATTCCGTGCTGCGCGAGGTGCGCGAGTTCTTCGCGATCCATGGCGCCGAGGGCACCATTCCCGGCGGCGTGCATTTCGAGATGACCGGCCGCGACGTGACCGAATGCACCGGGGGCGTGCGCGCGGTGACGGACGAGGATCTGTCCGACCGCTATCACACCGCCTGCGATCCGCGCCTGAATGCCAGCCAGTCGCTGGAACTGGCCTTCCTGGTGGCCGAGGAGTTGCGCGCCCGCCGCGAGGCGGCAGCGGCTCCGTCAAACGGCGTCAAGGTCGGCTGAGCAAATGTTGCATTGTTAACGGGAAAAGGCGGCCATCGGGGCTGCCTTTTTCATTTCCAACGCCGGTGAACCCAGAACCATTGTTCCATATGGCGGCGCACCAGCGCCTCGAGATCGTCATTCAGCGCCTGCATCATCGCGGCGGGTTCACCATGTTCGACCGGTTCACCCACATGGACGCGAAAGGACAGCCCGTCGGGTTGGCGGATGCCATGCACCGGCAGGATCAACGCGTCATAGCGGATCGCCAGTTCGGCCGGGGTCAGAACGGTCCTGCTTGGCAGACCGAAGAATTCCAGCTCGGGCGCGTGCCGGTCATGCTGGTCGAAGCCGAGGGCAAGCCAGCCGCCTCCTTTCAGGAAGCGCAGCATCGCCGCCAGCCCGGCCCGCCCGCGCGGAAAGAGCGGCTCTGCGATGGCGGTGATCGCCGGGATATAGTGGCGGTTGAAGGCCTCGTTATTCATCGGCCTATATAGCGCGCCGACCGGCCAGCCGCGACTGGCCAGCGCCGTGCGCATGGCGTCGTAATTGCCGAAATGGGCGCAGCCGATGATGACTGGCCGTCCCGCCTCGAAGGCGGCTTCCAGCGCGGACAGGCCCGGCCCTTCCAGCGGATCGGCCTCGCGGATGCGGCGGGTGAATTCCTCGCCCGAATAGATCTCGGCCACCGAGCGGCCGGCATTGCTTGGCACCGCGCGCACCAATGCCTCGACCTCCTTGCCGGTCAAATCGGGCCTTGCCAATGCCAGGTTGTCACGAATCCGACGCCGCCAGCCCGCGACCGGTGCCAGCAGATGCGAGAACAGCCAGCCCATGGCGGGGATGCGCCGCTCATATGGCAGCAGCCGCACCAGCCCCATGACCGCTAGAAAGGCGCCATTCGCGAGCCGGTCGCTCAGCGGTAATCTGTCATCTTCGCTCATTGATCCTTTCGCGCCGCACGGGCTTCGCGCGACCAGACATAGAGACCTGCGCCCACGATAATGGCTGCCCCAAGGATGGTCCAGCGGTCTGGAAACTGGCCGAAGAACAGCAGGCCCCACAACCCGGCCCAGATCAGCCCGGTATAACCGAAGGGCGCCAGCACCCCGGCCTCGGCGGTGGAGAAGGCGCGGACCAGAAGCCACTGGCTGAGCGTGCCGAAAAAGGCCAGCAGCAGGAAAACCCACCAATGCGCGGGATCGATCGGCTGCCAGATGAAGGGCACGATCGCAGAGGTCGCGACAGTGCCGAACACCGCCGACCACATGACCGAGGTTTCGACCGAATCGCTGCGCACCATGCGTGTCAGCAAGGCGCCCATGGCAAAGGTGAAGGCCCCGGCCAGCGGCAGGAGCGCGGCAGGCTGGAAAACACCCAATCCGGGGCGGATAATGATGAATGCTCCGATCATCGCCGCCGCGATCCCCGTCACCCTGCGCGGTCCGATCCTTTCACCCAGGAACAGCGCGGCGCCCAAGGTGATCAGCACCGGGTTCAGATCCATGATCGCGGTCGCCTCGGCCAACCCGATATATTGCAACGAGGTGAAGAACAGCCCCACCGAGCCAAGCTGCATCAGGGCCCGGCCTGCCTGCAATCCCGGTTGCCGCGTTCGCAGCAGGCCGAATATGCGCCCTCGGAAAATGGCAGTAAAAATCAGGATATTGCCGACGAAACGTGCCCAGACCACCTGCGCCGGGTGATAATGCTGCGTCAGGAATTTCGCGGTGGCGTCCATCAGGGTGAATCCAAGGATCGCCCCCAGGAGCAGGGCTATCCCGGCCGCGTTTCCACCCGCCGCAGGACGGCGTAGCCCGTCCCGCTCGCGCCCCATCAGAGCAAAGGCCCGCGCCAGGACTTGCATCAGCCGTGCACCGAAACAGCCGGACAGATGCCCGGCTGCTTCTTCTTCATGAAAATATCCCCGCCGGAGGCAAGAATCCTTGTCACAACAGCGCCTTTGCGCGCTCAGTCACGGCCTCCGCGGTGATTCCGAACTCCTTGTAGAGCGCCGGTGCAGGGGCCGAAGCGCCGAAGCTCTCCATGCCGATGAAGGCGGATTTCTCCTCGCGCCCGCGCTCGCCCAATAGCAGCCAGTCCCAGGGCTGGCGGATGGCGGCCTCGATGGCGATGCGGACGGTGCCGCCCGGCAGAACCTCTTCGCGATAGGCCTGGGATTGGGCGCGGAACAGTTCCATCGAGGGGACCGAGACGACGCGGGTCGGGGTGCCCTCGGCCTCCAGCGTCTCGCGGGCGG
This region of Paracoccus saliphilus genomic DNA includes:
- a CDS encoding bifunctional metallophosphatase/5'-nucleotidase, which gives rise to MSVRVLTAASVMALFAGAAQAETVLHILHTNDLHSRIEPINKYDSTCDAETREAGECFGGVARVATKIGELREQITAEGGNVLVLDAGDQYQGSLFYTTYKGKDVAEFMTDIGYDAMALGNHEFDDGPEGAVVLADGVEFPVISGNLDLSQSNILKEKIGDTLTLEVGGEKIGIVSALAMDTPETSSPGPNVIFMDDIESLKGDVQELTDAGVNKIIALTHVGYLRDQDYAVEVAGIDAIIGGHSHTLLGDMEGAEGPYPTMVEGPEGAEVPVATAYAYSKYLGHLVLTFDDAGNLTKAEGEPILLDNSVPEDEAIAARVEEMAAPIEELRQKVVAETAAPIGGDRVNCRAKECEMGTLVADAMLDRVKDQGMSIAIANGGGLRASIDEGPITMGEVYTVLPFQNTLATFELKGADVVAALENGASQYEEGAGRFAQVAGLKYTVDPAAEVGSRISEVMVAQDGDWAPIDPEAVYGVVSNNYMRGGGDGYDVFANNAQNAYDFGPDLAEVLADYLAAQGPDYAPMLDGRITVK
- a CDS encoding GNAT family N-acetyltransferase; the encoded protein is MEQIDIRPAGFPDDTPTLRQLFREYADWLAVDLDFQDFEAELAALPGKYAPPTGIALLAERADNLTLGCVAMRPLNEGTCEMKRLYLRPEARGTGLGRKLAAHVIEAARQAGYRRMVLDTLDHMQDALRLYDRLGFRPIAPYYHNPIPGAVYLGLNLPPSHEPHRTR
- a CDS encoding Hint domain-containing protein encodes the protein MKYEITMLTFDEPIPTGTVSGGFAPWSNSHVNVPFDLGGAQEDIILLEDDDSSFNSRYRDLDKTGQSLIQDTVFGNDPSAVPTGTRLASFIGSRIEDSHGNHFRVMFPRVFSEERFGTELGNKHSVLVFPEPRQTEDGTLAYPIFDRTETFRFIGTVNVFREDQNVPDYPPSVPCFTTGSLIETTSGPRPIETLCPGDLVVTRDHGPRSIAWIGHRHVDNRQLDLCLNLRPILLRAGALGPGLPERDLTVSPQHRILVNSRIARRMFDQDEILVAAKHLANLPGIEVLCPEDGVTYWHMLFDNHELVLSNGTWTESLFTGPQAMQSLGGAARREILSLFPKLAQPGYRPRSARRLLNGREGRKLAKQHVRNGKPLVSDSRTRA
- a CDS encoding GlxA family transcriptional regulator; this encodes MQSDKPRRFTFLLLDRFTLLPFSAAIEPLRLANRAAGKQLYQWRLVGPPGDAAICSNGTRVMLHEGLEGDVPTDRDEVVIVCGGTEVSHEATRPVLNWLRRKARGGASIGAVCTGAWVLAVAGLLDGRKATIHWEYHDGFAEAFPEVTLFRSVFVHDGNRLTAAGGTSSIDLMLHLIAEAHGDELAAELADQMLHTGIRTDQDRQRLSIPTRIGVRHPRLAAVIARMEANVEDPVSPARLATDAGMSTRQLERLFRRYLNRSPKRYYMETRLARARNLLMQTEMSIIEIALASGFSSPSHFSKCYRAQYGSTPYRERGTGMSAHLRQVTPVDI
- a CDS encoding class II 3-deoxy-7-phosphoheptulonate synthase, whose product is MTQENRKPAAAQNWDKAGWRAYPRVQMPDYTDAAALAVAEEQLRRYPPLVFAGEALRLRAQLAEVSEGRAFLLQGGDCAESFAEFSADNIRDTFKVMLQMAVVLTWGAQLPVVKVGRMAGQFAKPRSAPTETVDGVELPSYRGDIINGFDFTSEARVPDPGRMLAAYTQAASSLNLLRAYSTGGYADMHLVQNWIADFVGGPEAAKYRDIADRIRDAMAFMQAAGVNSDTAHQLSKVDFYTSHEALLLEYEEALARVDATTGVTVAGSGHMIWIGDRTRQPDGAHVEFCRGVHNPIGLKCGPSMTSEDLKLLLAKLNPENEAGRLTLISRFGAGKVGDHLPQLIKVVQEEGAKVVWHCDPMHGNTIKSASGYKTRPFDSVLREVREFFAIHGAEGTIPGGVHFEMTGRDVTECTGGVRAVTDEDLSDRYHTACDPRLNASQSLELAFLVAEELRARREAAAAPSNGVKVG
- a CDS encoding lysophospholipid acyltransferase family protein; translation: MSEDDRLPLSDRLANGAFLAVMGLVRLLPYERRIPAMGWLFSHLLAPVAGWRRRIRDNLALARPDLTGKEVEALVRAVPSNAGRSVAEIYSGEEFTRRIREADPLEGPGLSALEAAFEAGRPVIIGCAHFGNYDAMRTALASRGWPVGALYRPMNNEAFNRHYIPAITAIAEPLFPRGRAGLAAMLRFLKGGGWLALGFDQHDRHAPELEFFGLPSRTVLTPAELAIRYDALILPVHGIRQPDGLSFRVHVGEPVEHGEPAAMMQALNDDLEALVRRHMEQWFWVHRRWK
- a CDS encoding DMT family transporter — protein: MQVLARAFALMGRERDGLRRPAAGGNAAGIALLLGAILGFTLMDATAKFLTQHYHPAQVVWARFVGNILIFTAIFRGRIFGLLRTRQPGLQAGRALMQLGSVGLFFTSLQYIGLAEATAIMDLNPVLITLGAALFLGERIGPRRVTGIAAAMIGAFIIIRPGLGVFQPAALLPLAGAFTFAMGALLTRMVRSDSVETSVMWSAVFGTVATSAIVPFIWQPIDPAHWWVFLLLAFFGTLSQWLLVRAFSTAEAGVLAPFGYTGLIWAGLWGLLFFGQFPDRWTILGAAIIVGAGLYVWSREARAARKDQ